One genomic window of Cystobacter ferrugineus includes the following:
- a CDS encoding pectate lyase has product MFTPKTLRTPALLLAMGVFGTGCLDGGMTAEEELLSEQTGALETIATTIPTPSNGSSGEIRSSTTRLKNAANGGSNVYDFANKKIGVKSSKSCDGEGQPTVFEVEDGVTVKNLIIAGGTAGGNGIVCLGNCTLDYVYWEDVCEDAATNSKDGATMTLNHVIALHASDKVFQHNAKGNSKTIIKNSYISDFGKLWRSCGDCTANGGPRNLILDNVKVESIKSALAGANQNYGDTVTITNLFVKGGYNASKDKPKICTEFIGVTDHNGESTKVNGGKSQWNTPTCRLSQSNVQSW; this is encoded by the coding sequence ATGTTCACCCCCAAGACACTGCGTACCCCTGCCCTGCTGCTCGCCATGGGAGTTTTCGGAACCGGGTGCCTGGACGGAGGAATGACGGCGGAAGAGGAGCTCCTGAGCGAGCAGACCGGCGCGCTGGAGACCATTGCAACCACCATCCCGACCCCCAGCAACGGCTCCTCTGGCGAGATCCGCAGCAGCACGACCCGGTTGAAGAACGCCGCCAACGGTGGCTCGAATGTCTACGATTTCGCCAACAAGAAGATTGGCGTGAAAAGCTCCAAGTCGTGTGACGGCGAAGGCCAGCCGACGGTGTTCGAGGTCGAGGACGGGGTGACGGTCAAGAACCTCATCATCGCGGGCGGGACCGCCGGTGGCAATGGAATCGTCTGTCTGGGCAACTGCACGCTCGACTACGTCTACTGGGAGGATGTCTGCGAGGACGCGGCGACGAACAGCAAGGACGGGGCGACGATGACGCTCAACCACGTCATCGCCCTGCACGCCAGCGACAAGGTCTTCCAGCACAACGCCAAGGGCAACTCCAAGACCATCATCAAGAACTCCTACATCAGCGATTTCGGCAAGCTCTGGCGCTCCTGCGGTGACTGCACGGCCAACGGCGGTCCGCGCAACCTCATCCTCGACAACGTCAAGGTCGAGAGCATCAAGTCGGCCCTCGCGGGAGCGAACCAGAACTACGGCGACACCGTCACGATCACCAACCTCTTCGTCAAGGGCGGCTACAACGCCTCGAAGGACAAGCCGAAGATCTGCACGGAGTTCATCGGCGTCACGGATCACAATGGCGAGTCGACGAAGGTCAACGGTGGCAAGAGCCAGTGGAACACCCCGACCTGCCGCCTGAGCCAGAGCAACGTGCAGAGCTGGTGA
- a CDS encoding SDR family oxidoreductase translates to MLLENKVIIVTGATSGIGAATAVEAARQGARVVVAGRRADKGEEVVGHIRAQGGQALFVRTDVTREAEVESLVARTVAEYGRLDGAFNNAGIPGPLGKLADIPPAEYRQLMSVNLDSALLCMRHEIAAMKKSGGGAIVNCASILSHVAGPTFGAYASAKHGLLGMTKAAALDYATEGIRVNAVLPGPIETELWSHLEHGDPVFNAFISGVPMQRSARSEEVARPVLFLLSDWATYITGTALAIDGGYTAQ, encoded by the coding sequence ATGCTGCTCGAGAACAAGGTCATCATCGTCACCGGAGCCACGTCCGGAATTGGAGCCGCCACCGCCGTGGAGGCGGCCCGGCAGGGAGCCCGGGTGGTGGTCGCGGGACGCCGCGCCGACAAGGGCGAGGAGGTGGTGGGCCATATCCGAGCCCAGGGAGGCCAGGCGCTCTTCGTCCGCACGGACGTCACGCGGGAAGCGGAGGTCGAGTCGCTCGTCGCGCGCACCGTCGCCGAGTACGGCAGGCTGGATGGCGCCTTCAACAACGCCGGCATTCCCGGCCCCCTGGGCAAGCTCGCCGACATCCCGCCAGCCGAGTACCGCCAGCTCATGTCGGTCAACCTGGACTCCGCCCTGCTCTGCATGCGCCATGAAATCGCCGCCATGAAGAAGAGCGGCGGCGGCGCCATCGTCAACTGCGCCTCCATCCTCTCGCACGTCGCCGGGCCCACCTTTGGTGCTTACGCGTCGGCCAAGCATGGGCTGCTGGGCATGACCAAGGCCGCGGCGCTCGACTACGCCACGGAGGGCATCCGCGTGAACGCGGTGCTGCCCGGCCCGATCGAGACGGAGCTCTGGAGCCACCTGGAGCACGGCGATCCGGTCTTCAACGCCTTCATCTCGGGCGTGCCGATGCAGCGCTCGGCCCGTTCCGAGGAGGTGGCCCGGCCCGTGCTGTTCCTGCTGTCCGACTGGGCGACGTACATCACCGGCACGGCGCTCGCCATCGACGGCGGGTATACGGCCCAGTAG
- a CDS encoding beta-galactosidase, translated as MNHQTGERTPRRTHWLGRTMLASWVAALSVASLSCDKPPTKPPPEPQPPTCGGEAPASPPGPGVPVYGAAVEAFGDGKPHQITYDKYSLMIDGKREYIWSGEFHPFRLPNPDLWRDMLQKYKAIGMNAVSFYFSWAYHSPAPGVYDFSSVRDVEQLLDIAEEVGLYVIARPGPYINAEVDSGGFPGWLQTQAGRARSDADDYQAAWEQYFDAINPILARHQLTDGGGSVILYQLENEYDRTDSTAQNYMEELKAAVRADGITVPLFHNDKGRELRWACGKGAPDLYATDTYPGTSVTDYEFLRHGEKFTPPRCGVEDRPFFWAEFQGGWFQPWGGKLYEDNRDAYGPTFERITYGNNINNHFTLQNLYMLYGGTNWGWQADPNVVYTSYDYHAAFDEYRQQTNKIPPLKQQGYLVDAVADLRQLDNLPEQVEHSNPELHVDGDVNPVTGAKFFFVRQENIKSVSRQDTTLRVQVSDGDYTVPQQAGTALTINGQDYKILVAGYNLGAQRLVYSTAEIYTHQRIGEGDVAVLHTREGEAAELVLRYASEPSVQVLSGGVTSTWDSARNDLRLNWSADGLARVRVTEEGRAPLELLLTDSDTASTFWSAHTARGPVLARGARLIREVQQDDTALRLVGDVSAATDIEIWAGARFCQLTWNQGEQTWSETEYGTKVISVPGPQPVTLPPLTSWKHTVDQPEAAPAFDDSAWLVAAHTTTNNPTKPSTLPVLYADDYGFHYGDVWYRGRFQAVGNETGISLTAGTGKAGAWAVWLNGTYLGTVRTSPQAQNSSKDIPFPSGLLEPGQENQLSVLVRNMGHNENGGSNDGHKNPRGLLAAKMMGSGSVISWRIQGARGGESLVEPLTGPLNNGGLHGERSGYTLPGFSDETWESVTLPQATVAPGLHWYRTEVQLDLPEGQDIPIALRFGGETAPKYRALIFVNGYNLGQYVNDVGPQRDFSLPQGILRHRGKNTLALAVWSDDGAGPGPVEFVTKANAVTGLVVRDVERPSYAPARYTGQRATTVRLDLPAEAADGASFTATARLEVPSGEPAVTGVRFTLEVPSGWVSEPTGTTPDGSASWTVTVPSTGRTPDSPPALLRATATYTQASATRSSSDVRFVGRPIPPPVAGQQWISDMTFDASTNGWGPVERDMSNGEQAAGDGRPLTVGGTEHGKGLGTHADSSVTVTLKGCESFTAVVGVDDEVGDRGDVTFEVIGDGKSLWKSPTLTGSSAPLPVSVDVTGVTQLRLVVDDLGSNGKDHADWASAKVTGCTSP; from the coding sequence ATGAATCATCAGACAGGCGAACGGACCCCCCGAAGGACACACTGGCTGGGCAGGACGATGCTGGCCTCGTGGGTGGCGGCGCTGTCAGTGGCCTCGCTGTCTTGTGACAAGCCCCCGACGAAGCCACCGCCCGAACCCCAGCCGCCCACCTGCGGAGGCGAGGCCCCGGCGAGCCCTCCTGGCCCGGGCGTGCCCGTGTATGGGGCGGCGGTCGAGGCCTTCGGTGATGGCAAGCCGCATCAAATCACCTACGACAAGTACTCGCTGATGATCGATGGCAAGCGCGAGTACATCTGGTCCGGCGAGTTCCACCCGTTCCGGCTGCCCAACCCCGACCTCTGGCGGGACATGCTCCAGAAGTACAAGGCGATCGGAATGAACGCGGTCTCCTTCTACTTCAGCTGGGCGTATCACTCGCCAGCACCTGGCGTGTATGACTTCAGCTCCGTGCGGGACGTCGAGCAGTTGCTCGACATCGCCGAGGAGGTCGGCCTCTATGTCATTGCCCGGCCCGGTCCGTACATCAACGCCGAGGTCGACTCCGGTGGCTTCCCCGGCTGGCTCCAGACGCAGGCCGGGCGCGCCCGCAGCGATGCCGACGACTACCAGGCCGCGTGGGAGCAGTACTTCGATGCCATCAACCCCATCCTCGCCCGCCACCAGCTCACCGACGGCGGCGGCTCGGTGATTCTCTACCAGCTCGAGAACGAGTACGACCGCACGGACAGCACCGCGCAGAACTACATGGAGGAGCTCAAGGCCGCCGTCCGCGCGGATGGCATCACGGTGCCCCTCTTCCACAACGACAAGGGCCGTGAGCTGCGCTGGGCGTGCGGCAAGGGGGCACCCGACCTCTACGCCACCGACACCTACCCGGGCACCTCCGTCACGGATTACGAGTTCCTCCGCCATGGAGAGAAGTTCACGCCCCCCCGGTGTGGCGTCGAGGACCGGCCGTTCTTCTGGGCGGAGTTCCAGGGCGGGTGGTTCCAGCCCTGGGGCGGCAAGCTGTACGAGGACAACCGCGACGCGTACGGGCCGACGTTCGAGCGCATCACCTACGGCAACAACATCAACAACCACTTCACGCTCCAGAACCTCTACATGCTCTACGGCGGGACGAACTGGGGCTGGCAGGCGGACCCCAATGTCGTCTACACGTCGTATGACTACCACGCGGCCTTCGACGAGTACCGCCAGCAGACGAACAAGATTCCCCCGCTGAAGCAGCAGGGCTACCTCGTCGATGCGGTCGCGGACCTGCGCCAGCTCGACAACCTTCCGGAGCAGGTGGAACACAGCAACCCCGAGCTCCACGTCGACGGAGACGTCAATCCCGTCACCGGGGCGAAGTTCTTCTTCGTGCGGCAGGAGAACATCAAGTCGGTCTCGCGCCAGGACACCACGCTGCGGGTGCAGGTCTCCGACGGCGACTACACGGTGCCGCAGCAAGCGGGCACGGCGCTGACGATCAACGGCCAGGACTACAAGATCCTCGTCGCCGGCTACAACCTGGGCGCACAGCGGCTCGTCTATTCCACCGCTGAAATCTATACGCACCAGCGCATCGGCGAAGGGGACGTCGCCGTGCTTCACACCCGCGAGGGCGAAGCCGCGGAGCTGGTGCTGCGCTACGCGTCAGAGCCCTCCGTCCAGGTGCTCTCCGGCGGCGTCACCTCCACGTGGGACAGCGCGAGGAACGACCTGCGCCTCAACTGGTCCGCGGACGGGCTCGCCCGGGTCCGCGTCACCGAGGAAGGCCGCGCACCGCTGGAACTGCTGCTCACCGACAGCGACACCGCTTCGACCTTCTGGTCGGCCCACACCGCACGCGGCCCGGTGCTCGCCCGCGGCGCGCGGTTGATTCGCGAGGTGCAGCAGGATGACACCGCCCTCCGGCTCGTGGGCGATGTCAGCGCGGCGACGGACATCGAAATCTGGGCGGGCGCACGGTTCTGCCAGCTCACCTGGAACCAGGGCGAGCAGACCTGGTCGGAGACGGAGTACGGCACGAAGGTCATCTCCGTGCCCGGCCCCCAGCCGGTGACACTGCCCCCGCTGACCTCATGGAAGCACACCGTGGATCAGCCCGAAGCGGCTCCCGCCTTCGACGACTCGGCGTGGCTCGTCGCCGCTCACACGACGACGAACAACCCGACGAAGCCCTCCACCCTGCCCGTCCTCTATGCCGACGATTACGGGTTCCACTACGGTGACGTCTGGTATCGCGGGCGCTTCCAGGCCGTCGGCAACGAGACGGGCATCTCGCTGACCGCCGGCACCGGCAAGGCGGGAGCCTGGGCCGTCTGGCTCAACGGCACCTACCTCGGCACGGTGCGCACGAGCCCCCAGGCGCAGAACTCGAGCAAGGACATCCCCTTCCCCAGCGGGCTGCTCGAGCCGGGACAGGAGAACCAGCTCTCCGTGCTGGTGCGCAACATGGGGCACAACGAAAACGGTGGCAGCAACGACGGACACAAGAACCCCCGGGGTCTGCTCGCGGCGAAGATGATGGGTTCCGGGTCGGTCATCTCCTGGCGCATCCAGGGCGCACGCGGCGGCGAGAGCCTCGTCGAACCGCTGACCGGACCCCTGAACAATGGAGGACTGCACGGCGAGCGGTCCGGCTACACCCTGCCAGGCTTCTCCGACGAGACGTGGGAGTCCGTCACCCTGCCGCAGGCGACGGTGGCCCCGGGTCTCCATTGGTACCGCACGGAGGTCCAGCTCGATCTCCCCGAGGGGCAGGACATCCCCATCGCGCTGCGCTTCGGCGGGGAGACGGCCCCGAAGTACCGCGCGTTGATCTTCGTCAACGGCTACAACCTGGGCCAGTACGTCAATGACGTCGGTCCCCAGCGCGACTTCTCGCTGCCCCAGGGCATCCTGCGCCATCGCGGGAAGAACACCCTCGCGCTCGCGGTGTGGAGCGACGACGGTGCGGGACCGGGCCCGGTGGAGTTCGTGACGAAGGCGAACGCCGTGACGGGGCTCGTGGTTCGCGACGTGGAGCGTCCCTCGTACGCGCCGGCACGCTACACCGGGCAACGGGCGACCACGGTGCGGCTCGACCTGCCCGCGGAGGCCGCGGATGGTGCGTCCTTCACGGCCACCGCACGATTGGAGGTTCCCTCGGGAGAGCCCGCGGTCACGGGGGTGCGGTTCACCCTGGAGGTCCCGAGCGGCTGGGTGTCCGAGCCGACAGGCACCACCCCCGATGGCTCCGCGTCCTGGACGGTCACGGTCCCCTCCACCGGCCGCACGCCGGATTCCCCGCCCGCGCTGCTGCGGGCGACGGCCACCTATACACAAGCAAGCGCCACCCGCTCGTCCAGCGACGTTCGCTTCGTCGGCCGTCCGATTCCTCCACCGGTGGCGGGCCAGCAGTGGATCAGTGACATGACTTTCGACGCCAGCACCAACGGCTGGGGCCCCGTGGAGCGAGACATGTCCAACGGGGAGCAGGCGGCCGGCGACGGGCGTCCGCTCACGGTGGGTGGCACCGAGCACGGCAAGGGCCTCGGCACGCACGCGGATTCGTCCGTCACGGTGACCCTGAAGGGCTGCGAGTCCTTCACCGCCGTCGTCGGGGTGGACGATGAGGTCGGAGACCGGGGAGATGTCACGTTCGAGGTCATCGGAGACGGGAAGTCATTGTGGAAGTCCCCGACGTTGACTGGGAGCAGCGCACCACTTCCCGTGAGCGTCGACGTGACAGGCGTGACCCAGCTGCGCCTGGTCGTCGACGACCTCGGAAGCAACGGCAAGGACCATGCGGATTGGGCCTCGGCGAAGGTGACCGGCTGCACCAGCCCATGA